The window TTATTTCATGTCCCTGAACACGGCGTTTCACCCGCATGTACTGATTCACGCCCATGTAGCCACGCCTCTTATAAAACAAAAGTTCAAATTTGGAGTTGGGAGGTGTTGGTGATGTTATCGCGTGTGTGAGAGACGTTTTTTATTTCTCGTTtttcaaatacatttaaacGGTGTCACTTGGTTAATGTTAGTAAGACTTTAGTTCAGGTTAAAACGCGACGCCTTTTGAAGCTTTGTCCCCTTCTTAGTTGCCGTGGTAACGCCTCTCTATTGGACAGACAGTAAACATAGTTCCCACTAAAACACATCGCTTACAAATCTGTAACATTCACGGACATTAACGATACACGTCAGACTTCTTTACTCAGCCGGAggtgtcgccccctgctggacattaGAACAAATGCAGGTTTAAGCTCTTCAGtcagaaaacacacagtgaacACATGCTGGCATTTATGAGCACAACACTTTAGAGTAAATGTCCTCAGCAGTTAAAGTAAACAACGTACTCTTATAACACATTTATAGAAATATCCCATGATGCACCCAGATTTGATTGGGCTGGTCATGTGATGTTTAACAATGACATCAGAAAATGTGTGAtgagttttgcttttttattttcttactccaTGAGACCtctggaggtcagaggtcatggaGTCCAGGTGATGACCTGGATGGCGGTCTGAGTGGCCCGCCGGATGTCCTGGTCCGCCTCCGCAGCCTCAGCCTTCTTCTCCAGCAGGGGGAGCTGctccaggaggaggcggcggccGTTAGGAGCCTCAGCCAATGAGGTGAGCGCACGAAGGACGTACATGATGAGggccttcctcctcttcttcatctcCTCCTCGTCATCGTCCCCGTGCTTCTCAGACAGCAGGCCGAGGAGGACGGGGAGGACGTCCAGGTCCAGGCACCGCTGCTTACCTGCAGTCACAGATACTTCTGTGTTTGAAACATGGAACTAAACTGAAGCTGGGTCGATACCTTCAGACTGATCGTGGATGTAAAAACCGATTTTACTTAAACTGATCCTGATTCAAAGTTTGGAGTTTCTGAGTTGAGGGTTGTGGAAGCCGGTGTGCGTTTGTACCTGTGGTGATGATGACGGTGTTCATGATGACTCCTGCAGCGTTGGCTTGAACCTCCACGTCTTTGTCCCGTAGAAGACCGACGAGGACAGGAAGGACCTCGGCATCCTCGCAGACCTGTCGCTTCCCGTCCATGGGAACGCTGTAACCAGCAAACAGTCGGTTAAACCAGCGCACGGCGAGGAAACAAAAGCACAGCCTGGATCAGAGCGAGCTGATCTACCTGAGTGCCATCATTGCTGCGGCCGCCTCTCGGCGGATGATCGAGGATCGGTGGGACAGTTTGCGTCCCAGCAGCGAGACGCCATCGGAGGCCAACCCCGGCAGGGCGTCCAGCCTGGAGCAGTGGGTGAGGGTGGAGAGGAGCAGCAACTGcacctcctcatcttcctcctttGTGAGTTTCAGCATCAGTTTAGGCACCAGAGAAAGGAGAGCCTCTGTTCCTGCAGGGCGGCATGGAAAACCCACAATTAAGCCCTGAACTGTCCTCATGAACGCCTACAGACGTACGAGTGCTGCAGCATGTGACCTGCTGCCCTGAGGACACGCCCCCTGACCCCTCAAACATCAGCTTAGTCCTCAATCATTAAACTCCAGGTTTGAGttcagggttagggttaggttgaTGCTGAGAATCCGAGCTTACCTGCAGGCAGCAGAGCGAGGCGGCTCAGCACTCGGTGGACGTTCCTCCTGCAGGAGAACGAGGAGTCGTCCAACAgctgacagagaggagggagcagGGAGGAGGCGAGGACGGCCTGCCTGCAGGAGGAGGCGACAGGACACACACATGAACCCTGAACAGCTTTAAAGCTCCTGAACTTTCAGAAAGATtcaaaaaatgacacaaacggATCCCAACAAATATCCTAAATTTATCAAAGAAACTCTGCTAGTTAATGTTCCACAGGCAGACGCAACTCTCATGATTTAGCTCTTATGTGATGCTTTATTTATcgtaataattttaaaaaaggtaaattctttgtttttaataggttattaaataaaattgaaaagttATTTCACAGCGTTaataaaaaaagtattttgtgtaatttggtggtttatttattgtcaaataatttaaaaaagttgttcatttgtgtcggACATTTATTTCAATGTCATGTTTAAAAGCTCCATAACACAAAGAGGAGCCAAGCTTCAGCTTCACCTGGACCTCACAGCTGGGTCACAGCGCCACCTGCTGGTGGGGCCGCAGCACAGCAGAAACTGAGAGCCCAGCAGTTCAGATTTTCTCTTCATCGTTCTTTCATTCTGCTCACACGTCGCATCCTGTTTTCCAGAACAGCCGTTTGTCAACTTTTCAGGCTCAACATTTTCTCTCCTGTctgaaaaactccaaaacaagaTTCTGTTTGCTTCTTCGTGATGAACTCGAGTGTTTGAGCGGATCTTTGGTCTGTGATCGACTCCAAACACGTTTGTCTTAAAGACACGAGAAGCTTTATTTACTAGTTTTGGTAGTTTTTGGTTGTCATTTTTGTGTATCTGTTGTTTTGCATTATGTGGTTGTTTGATCTGTTTGCCTCTTTATTGCAATCGTGAGTGTTTTGCTTTCCTGCTTTTCCGTTTTAAACAGAATGACCCGATGACCCCGTCTTCCTCCCGGTGCCGTGCCTGTTTGTCTCGGTGCACGTACCTGCCGATGCTGTGTGAGGTCAGCAGGTGAAGAAGCTCACAGGTTTTTGCTCTGACTGATGGATCTTCATCCCTGAACAAAACCTTCAGCTGCTTCAGAAAACCTGCAGAAGAAGAACCAGTTTGTACTTTTCCCAACTTTCCTCCATTTTAGTCACAGCAGACTTCAGAGTGGGCCGGTGCCACCCCAAGTCCCACCTTCAAACACGCCAATAACAGCTAGTGAAACACCTGAAGTCCTCAGGTTATGTTTTATAGTTTTCAAAAGCAGATGTCCAGCACAGTGTCACGGCTCCTCCCTTCTCTCCCTGATTTCCCCTGAACTGCACACCTGTCCTCCCTGTGCAGAGGGCGGACCTTACGGTGACCCTCTGAGCTCTTACCTCCGGTAACAGCCTGGTACAGTCGCTCCGGCTCGTGCACCAGGTCGCAGAGTGACGTCAGAGCCCGGAGCCTCGCCGCAGCCCCGGCCCGCAGCAGCTCCCCGAACAGCTGCGGCACGGCCCGCCGCCCGAAGGCCACCGGAGCCCGGGTCGGGTCCGTGAGCGCCCCGGCCATCCGGGACGAAACTCCGCGTAGAGGTGAGAGAGGGGGCAGGTTAATCGATCAGGAGCACACCGGGTCCGCTGGTCAGCCGATCAACGCTCACCTGTTGCCTAGTAACCGCATATAAACATCAGGCCACTGTGGTGATGCGTTTCAGGCCTGTAGGACTTATGGAAacctcagttttcagttttatatgtcatatgcaagttagcacagggtcaacattgaaatgaaatgtgtttgacgagcagtaggagaaaatataataaaataataaagaaaatagaaaaatagtaaggagcaaaatattagagagacgtggcaaaagagaagagatgactaaatatatatttatctataaatataaatatatgtacactagtgattaaataagaaaatcttgaaaagaaatatgacgggtggctgtggtccttgGTGACCTCCTGACTGGTCCTGTTATTCCGTGATCGTTTGTTTAAATCGAATAGAAACACAATCATCAAATCAAACAATCGCAAAAAATAAAGCGGAAGCGACACCCGAAGGAGCTGCTGCCACGGAAACCATCCAGTGAGGGTCCCGGTGTAGCTTCTGTGCTGTttggtctaaggagcttggaaagaaaagcgtctggacttctttaagttgcttgaagacgtttcacctctcatccgagaagcttcttcagctctaaggtcaaatggtggagagtcccagatataaacctagtgggagtgaccccccacagagggacaaaaggaccccctgatgatcctctaatcgcctgagccaaggtgtgaaactgggtgtgggtcccaatcagccagagtttcgggtgtgttcattgtgaaacctggccccaccttatcatgtgatgtcctgaggtcagatggcccaggatgtgagtgggcgttaaggcgtctgggaaggatctcaaaactggattatagatggcagagagttggtgtcgtaaaccccgcctctgttcaaagatggtcgctcgcagtggacatagatggcttctttcactcctctttcaaaccatctgtcctctctgtccaaaatgtgaacattggcatcctcgaaagagtgtcctttatccttaagatgcagatggactgctgagtcttgtcctgtggaggtggctcttctatgttgtgccatgcgcttgtgaagtggctgtttggtctctccaatgtagaggtctgagcattcctcgctgcactgtacagcaaacaccacattgttaagtctgtgttttggggttttgtctttgtgatgaaccagtttgtgtctgagtgtgttgctgggtctgaagtatcagaatcagaatactttactGATCcatgggggaaattattttttgttacagtgctccattataaacaaacattaacaagacagacaatacactaactaagaatagcacCATATATATGCATAAAAGTCACTTattaataaatagctgaaaaagaaacatgtgtagctgttgcagtaaccagtgtgttaagtggatgcgttgtacagggagccacaggcaggaatgatttcctgtgtcgttcagtggtgcatcatgggtaatctcagtctctcactgaacgagctcctgtgactgaccaacatgtcatggagtgggtgggaggtgttatccaacattgtctttatcttggacagcatccgcctctccgacaccaccttgagggagtccagctccatccccacaacattgctggccttacggatcagtttattaagtctgttggcatctgcgaccctcagcctgctcccccagcatgcaacagcatagaggatcgcactggccaccacagactcatagaaaatcctcagcattttctggcagatgttgaaggacctcagtcgcctcaaaaaatagagacgactctggcccttcctgtaaagtgctgtggtgtttttagcccagtccagtttattgtcaatgtgtactccaaggtatttatagtcctccacaatgtccacactgaccccctggattgaaacgggggtcaagtgtttcctggtcttcctgaagtccacgatcagttccttggtctttgccacgttgagctgcagatgattctgctcacaccacgtgacaaaggagtcgaccacagcccggtactctgtctcatcatccctgctgatgcatccaaccaccgcagagtcatcagaaaacttctgaagatggcaggtctctgtgcagtggctgaagtctgtggtgtagagggtgaagaggaagggggagaggacagtcccctgtggtgcccctgtgttgctgatcaccttgtcagacacacactgtgggagacgtacatattgtggtcttcctgtcaggtaatcaacaatccaggacaccagagaagcatccacctgcatcgctgctaacttatcacccaggagggtcggcctgatggtgttgaaagcactggaaaagtcaaaaaacatgaccctcacagtgctcgccggctggtccagatgggtgtagacacgattgagcaggtagatgatggcgtcctcagttccgagacgaggctgatccagatgtggtcttactatgggtcgcagctggtccaggatgagcctttccagggtcttcatgatgtgggaggtcagtgccacgagcctgtaatcctgggggccactgggacgtggcgtctttggtacagggacgaggcatgatgtcttccacatcactgggaccctctgcagactcagactcagcataaacagtttatgaaagaagtacactgggatgtcatgcttggagaaaacgctcctgagtttctctgatacaccggctacatacaACGTTGTTGcatctgtccttcttatcctccctcgctggtgtctgatcttcttttcggtgcatctttgctgactttaagaacgcccaatTACGATAACcatgttttgagtgcttcctttacatgtgtgtgttccttcttttccccttcaggcttagagggaacatgttctgcccggtggtgtagggtcttCAAGCAAcccaaagaagtccagacgcttttctttccaagctccttagactatgatgacctggatgactgagaaccttcacagacaaacatCTGTGCTGTTAATGCTGGACGAGGTTTGGACTCTGGACCCTCATTCACACAAGTGCGCTCTTCTATGCTTTGAGTGGTTACCAGTTAACATTCACCTCACAGTGTGACACACCTCTGTGTCGGCCGTCCGCTGGGACTGAACCAGCTGATGTCAGCTGGGGTCACGACCTCCGTCCTCCTCATGTGTTCAACTCTTCTCCTGTGACAtttctcattattacacataaccTCTCTCTGCTTTGGTTTCTTTGCATGTGTCGACCGGATGAGTTGTTACAGAAAGAGAATTTCATTGCAACATCACTTTTACAAACATATTTAGAAAACCGGTAACGTGTTCAAGACTTATTTTACCCGCTGTGAGCTGCAGAGACTGAGAAAGTGCTAAGACAGTCAAAACTAATCCACCCTGTGAGAAAAGAGCCCACTGAACACAAATCAGCGTGATGAGAACTACTGATGATGAAAGGAAGCATCTTTATTTTAGTCTGAGCCCAGTCCCATCTGCTAACATGGAGGAGGCGGGTTTATGACCTATACTGCAGTcagacaccagggggcgatagAGACGTCTGGGCTTCATTTTTTGGGAGCTATTAGGTCgtccatgttttctacagtcattggtcaaacctgtgggaaaaaaagaacttAGGTTCTCTTAAACCTGAAAAAACGTATTGAAATTACTGGAGAACATCAGAACGCGCCGATGCTGACGTCACTGTTGGATTCGTTCTGAGGTCGACACACGAAGGCAACaaataaaaggagagaaaatgaaaCGTTTATTGTGTGAAGCTGTTGGACGAGGTGAACGGAGCCCTCagttcaaacataaatgaaacaTGAGAACATGAAAAACATTCAGGTTTTCATTTTGGAAGcagaataagaaaaacaaaaacctgccTCCATCCGATTCTCATCCAATCAAATCAAtaaccaacaaaaaaacatttaaagacaaaCCAAAATCATTTTGTgtctatttcttcttcttcttgctcttcttccctccctctccctgcTGAGAGCTGGTGTCGCCTCCTCCGCTCTTCTGGGTCCGAGTCTTGAGTTTGGGGATCATCTCTGCGACGTAGATCATCACGTCTTTACCTGCGATCACCACAAACGGCACACCTTTACCTCGGCTAATGTCGTCTACGTGCAGCAGtgtcctttcaaaataaaagcactcaCGTGAGCTGAACTTCTCCTGACACGGGCTGCCGTCCGCCTGCTTAATCTGAACTCTGACCCGACCTTTGAACTGGCCGTCCCTGTTCCACTCCCGGGGGTGGATTTTGTTCTGGAAGAGACACACAGAGTCCGACCACGCTGTGTTttacagagagtgtgtgtgtgtgtgtgtgtgtgtgtgtgtgtgtgtgtgtgtgtgtgtgtgtgtgtgttctcaggTGTTACCTCCATGTAGACGTTCATCCCTGCAGCCGCCAACACGTCTCTGATCTCAGTGCAGGACGGATTCTCCACCGCCTGCAGACACAGCAGCACGTTCACACTCAGCACGCCACTTCCTGTCTATTTTACTTTAGTACATTTGAGCGAGCAGCAGATGTCCTGATGCCCgatcagtcatccaggtaaagaaatcccaaaaggttgattctgttcatctggatgttttcagtgggagaaacgtatCATGATGATTAACAGCTGCTGATCAATGACCCTGAtctttgatcaatggtcatgagaatttgcatatcaTTGATGATAAGCTGACCTCCAGCCCACTGCTCATggacagaatcaaccttttcaCAGTGAAACTTTttgtttcagggtttttttctccatctggtcttttttttttttttttaatccaagaGTTTCTTCACTTTTATCTCGCGTTTCAGTCGACTGtaaaatgctttaaaagaaGATGAGTTAGGTTCAAAGATCACAGCTCAGGTTTCAGAGGTAACATCAAACACGATCATTCAGGCTTATCAGAGGCTGTTTCCATGTTATGCTACCAACACTTGTGCCTCATGatttttacttatttaaaaaaacgaaTCTTCCAGCAGTCGTGCGTCTCCTGTAGACGCACAGCACGAGCTCTAATGATCTTTATGCCGTTTTCATCTACAAAAGCATGTCACACAGGCTGCGAGCGTACGTAGTCATCAAACACGTGAACGTTAAACCGTCACCTTCTCCGCGGAGATCCTTCGTCCTTCAGCCAGCGTCTTCTTACTGTTGATGTAGATGGGATAGAGGCAGACGAACCTGAAACAGACGACGCAGCGACTCAGTGACTGACGGCCGTCCTCATGCATGAAGCCGAGCGCGCTAAGTAAGAACTCCTTATCCAATAATCGCTCGGCTGGAATCACTCACCaaatggtaaaaatggtaaatggcctgcatttgtacagcgctttactcagtctgtaaggaccccaaagcacttcacactacatccagtcatccacacattcacacactggcaatggcagctacgttgtagccacagctggcctggggcgcactgacagaggcgagctGTCAGTGCGCCCTGCCTCTGTCAGGTCTTTCAGATCCTGTTGATCCACTGGAGAGTTTTTTAGGCCTCACACTTCTTCTTCTGTACAGTTTTTCATTAGACTTCTAAATAAACGCTCCACACCACGCTGAGATATGCCACGTTatcagctctttgggaatcagcGTGTTGGatcaaaaatattattttatgtcaaaatgtgatgtttttggcatttttcacaGACTCGACTAAAGAAACGGTCTGCTATGTGTCGGCACGGCGCGGGTTCATGCCTTCAGCTGGGAGCTGTTTTTAACGTTTCAGTGATTCGTAGGTCAGAGTTCAGAGGCTTCATCAAAACAAagataacaaacacacactataaacaCGGGCAGGAACAAGGACTGGGCTAAAAATGAGGGAAGACAATGGAGGCCTTCTGGAGAACTGTTGCTCAAGAGCACTTTAAAAGTTACAAGAACGTCTGTCTgcttgtaaacaaaacaaagacatgaGACCTTTGTCTTCCAGTTTGGTTTCTCCGCTCTTCACTCAGATCTCTGTGGTACCAGCTCCTCTGACTGAGGAGGGAAACATCCTGTAAGCTCCACAGATCTGATCAAACTCTCCGAACCGGAACGTTCAGCAAACTTTCTGCACATTAATGTGACTCTGATCACATTTCGTCCCTTTAGCTTTAAAAATAAGGCGGTCTGTAAACATCAAGCTTAAGCTTCTAATCACACGTCATGCTTAAGGATGAGGACCACAGGCCAAACTTCATGTAGAAAATGCGCAATTTAACTTTCACTCTGTTCCCCGTGACTTTACACACAGCTCAGTACAAAACGATTTAAATATCGGCATGAAAGACATTTCACTAAAAGTCCTTTAAAAACTCAGTGTCAGCTTATCCTAATGTCCTCGTTTCACCGGCGTTTCATCGTCGAGGTTCGGCTCTGAAGTGAACATTTAAACCCTTAAAACAACCTTTTTCCGTGGAGCTTCAGTTAAAAGCTGCGGGACTGTATGCCGAACTGAAGATCAGCCTCCCAGGATCCACATGTGTGCTTCAACATCTTAAAATAAGCACGTGTCGTTTGTAGGTGCATTGTTTccttaaatgtttaaaattctCCACAAGAGTCCGCACGAGAAACCGGCTAGCTCTGTTAGCTGTAGCTTAGCCAGGGTCCTGGACTTACCGCTCTTTATCCGCGGGGTTCTGGGTGAGATGAGCCATGGCTGTCGCTGCTCGGGGACTAAACGCACCGTCTGATCCGAGCCTCTCAGTAATGGACACTAATATGTTTGTAGTATCacctcacatacacacaggctACCGTAAAGATAACGCAGCCATACGGCCACACTGTTGACAACAGCCGCTTCTCTTCTTCGGCTTCTGTATTTAGGCAGAATACACACAGCGCTGGGATGTTGCTGCCCTCTACTGTTTGTTTGTCAGTTCCGTTTTGACATGAATATGAAACCTGTCAGTGAAGAAAGAAGCCGTAGACTCTAAGGCTTATGTCACATGTGagctgtagcctcagtttcttgtTGTTAGCTGACAGGTGTGGCCcacagtgtggtcttctgctgctgtagccactCTGCTTCATGGTCTGATGTGTTGTGCTTTCAGAGATGCGCATCTGCATAACTTGTATATAACGAGCGGttgtttgagttactgttgccttcctatcaccTGTCTCGAGCTCATTCTACGAGCCagtttcacccagagaactgctccTCACTGGATGTTTCCTGTCTCAGCCGCTCTCTGTAAACCAcagccagtgttggggagtaacggaatacatgtaccgccgttacgtatttagaatacaaaatatgagtaactgtattccgttacagttaccgtttaaaaaggtggtattcagaatacagttactttgttgaaataaatggattacactgcggtactttcctgtttcatattgtcgcgggtcaggactgtttgggttttgtttgacagctacgttctgttgttccaggcggcagcgttacggttgccatggttacagggcgacgctctctctctctctgcgactgtgtgtttcctgggtgagagagcgccttttcgt is drawn from Maylandia zebra isolate NMK-2024a linkage group LG12, Mzebra_GT3a, whole genome shotgun sequence and contains these coding sequences:
- the rsph14 gene encoding radial spoke head 14 homolog — encoded protein: MAGALTDPTRAPVAFGRRAVPQLFGELLRAGAAARLRALTSLCDLVHEPERLYQAVTGGFLKQLKVLFRDEDPSVRAKTCELLHLLTSHSIGRQAVLASSLLPPLCQLLDDSSFSCRRNVHRVLSRLALLPAGTEALLSLVPKLMLKLTKEEDEEVQLLLLSTLTHCSRLDALPGLASDGVSLLGRKLSHRSSIIRREAAAAMMALSVPMDGKRQVCEDAEVLPVLVGLLRDKDVEVQANAAGVIMNTVIITTGKQRCLDLDVLPVLLGLLSEKHGDDDEEEMKKRRKALIMYVLRALTSLAEAPNGRRLLLEQLPLLEKKAEAAEADQDIRRATQTAIQVITWTP
- the srp19 gene encoding signal recognition particle 19 kDa protein, encoding MAHLTQNPADKERFVCLYPIYINSKKTLAEGRRISAEKAVENPSCTEIRDVLAAAGMNVYMENKIHPREWNRDGQFKGRVRVQIKQADGSPCQEKFSSRKDVMIYVAEMIPKLKTRTQKSGGGDTSSQQGEGGKKSKKKKK